A single window of Salvia splendens isolate huo1 chromosome 8, SspV2, whole genome shotgun sequence DNA harbors:
- the LOC121743959 gene encoding uncharacterized protein LOC121743959 → MVAQPERPISRTEDFEELDDYFDDYEDDDDLEEEGLEDSDSSIQMPTDGAKIESLVRRLAAEERVVVRVNDVIIKGNTRTYYFLIAAEVEPIFREATTFLELLRAATAVDARLRRLGLFDSVTVTLDAGPPGLPTAVNVVVEVSEAKNQLTGDLGIYFEPEARSNSVQGSLKLKNLFGLGDLWEGSVAYGLDQVSEVSVGLSFPKCTGLAAPLSARISLLSLDGLKFSSRRQQVLGLSLCLLSIGNHDVSYNLSWRSLDDPSVDSQMSYETLSKKLGHSLFSTLKYAFKIDRRDSATRPTRGHAFVSTTQIGGPFPDIQSLSLIRQEFDLRYAIPLGIYGAAFNFGISGGMIFPWGNASLNASSYLPERFYMGYNSSPVLSLRGPTSVLGFKATWLGPAEHRKVVSNYSSDGKSKISEKEDHISGDLAVTAFADFSFNLPFRVLQEVGIHGHIFACTGSLNKFSENAYKGFSFQKFRDSFRSWAGFGIIIPTKLFRMEVNYCHILKQHEHDHSKMGLQFSFSRPQ, encoded by the exons ATGGTAGCTCAGCCGGAAAGACCGATTTCCCGCACCGAAGATTTCGAAGAATTGGACGATTACTTCGATGATTACGAAGACGACGACGACTTGGAAGAGGAAGGGCTAGAAGACTCTGATTCCTCGATTCAGATGCCAACAGATGGCGCTAAGATAGAGTCTCTGGTTAGGCGGCTAGCGGCGGAGGAGAGGGTGGTAGTTCGGGTGAATGACGTCATCATTAAGGGCAACACCAGGACCTATTACTTTCTGATCGCGGCGGAGGTGGAGCCGATCTTCAGGGAGGCCACTACCTTCCTAGAGCTGCTGCGCGCCGCTACAGCCGTCGACGCAAGGCTGCGGCGGCTCGGTTTGTTTGATTCGGTTACCGTAACTCTCGATGCCGGCCCGCCGGGACTCCCGACCGCCGTTAACGTTGTCGTTGAGGTCTCTGAGGCGAAGAACCAGCTCACCGGAGATTTGGGGATTTATTTTGAACCCGAG GCTCGATCAAATTCTGTACAAGGATCATTGAAACTGAAAAACTTGTTTGGTCTTGGAGACCTATGGGAAGGTTCAGTGGCTTATGGCTTGGATCAAGTGTCAGAGGTTAGTGTAGGGTTGTCTTTTCCCAAATGTACTGGGTTGGCTGCACCCTTATCGGCTAGAATATCCCTGCTTTCCCTAGATGGGCTTAAGTTCTCTTCGCGTAGACAACAAGTGCTAGGTCTCTCACTTTGCCTATTATCAATTGGCAATCATGATGTGTCTTACAATCTCTCTTGGCGAAGTTTAGATGATCCATCAGTGGACTCACAAATGTCTTATGAGACCTTGAGCAAGAAGCTTGGACATAGTTTGTTCTCGACTTTGAAGTATGCTTTTAAAATTGATCGAAGGGATTCAGCTACGAGGCCAACTCGAGGGCATGCTTTTGTTTCCACTACTCAGATTGGTGGTCCTTTCCCTGATATTCAGAGCTTAAGTCTCATTCGCCAG GAATTTGACCTTCGTTATGCTATACCTTTGGGAATCTATGGGGCTGCATTCAATTTCGGAATTTCAGGTGGTATGATATTCCCATGGGGGAATGCATCCTTGAATGCATCCTCATATTTGCCTGAGAGGTTCTACATGGGTTATAATTCTTCTCCAGTTCTGTCCTTGAGAGGCCCAACATCTGTTTTGGGTTTCAAGGCTACATGGCTAGGCCCTGCCGAGCATAGAAAAGTTGTCAGCAATTATTCTAGCGATGGGAAATCtaaaatttctgaaaaagaagatCATATAAGTGGAGACCTTGCTGTGACTGCTTTTGCTGACTTTTCTTTCAATCTACCTTTTAGAGTTCTCCAGGAAGTTGGTATCCATGGACACATATTTGCTTGCACTGGTAGCCTGAATAAGTTTTCTGAGAATGCATACAAAGGGTTTTCTTTCCAGAAATTCCGAGACTCTTTTCGTAGCTGGGCGGGATTTGGAATCATCATACCAACCAAGCTATTTCGTATGGAG
- the LOC121743954 gene encoding probable methyltransferase PMT23, producing the protein MAALSVPSILKEKKFPFVFAFFLLLILVTFLLISNSHSPIPTVTNLSGSISAATPVPLPSSAAAPPEIPAATAPPPPVAGRVDYQAVQWELCKGVDVDFIPCLDNWKAIKELQSRRHKEHRERHCPDPPPRCLVPLPQGYKAPVPWPKSRDMIWYNNVPHPKLVEYKKDQRWVVKYGNYFVFPGGGTQFKNGVKHYITMIEKMLPEIGFGRKTRIVLDVGCGVASFGGALLDRDVMTMSFAPKDEHEAQIQFALERGIPAYLSVIGTQKLTFPDNSYDVVHCARCRVHWDGDGGQPLLELNRILRPGGYFIWSATPVYRKDDRHKSIWQSMVTLTKSICWSEVAKISAVGANDVGLVIYQKPVTSSCYKSPKEQNPPLCDQSRSNSSWYMPLDSCLVPLADESYTWPSPWPQRLKEKPRTLSEPDADVSYRDDSTHWSALVSEVYLGGLGINWSKLRNVMDMNARHGGFAAALVNLPIWVMNVVPIQEADTLSVIYDRGLIGVYHDWCESFNTYPRTYDLLHSSFLFANLSKRCDIIEVAAEMDRILRPDGYLLVQDTVEMLNKIAPILKSLHWAVKLHQDQFLVGKKGFWRPGILEYTVLLERLYRSYRVGKRSQRILFMFSLDAKRG; encoded by the exons ATGGCGGCGTTATCAGTGCCGAGCATCTTGAAAGAGAAGAAATTCCCCTTCGTATTCGCCTTCTTCCTCTTGCTCATACTCGTCACATTCCTCCTCATCTCCAACTCCCACTCCCCAATCCCCACCGTCACCAATCTCTCCGgctccatctccgccgccaCTCCAGTGCCCCTCCCCTCTTCCGCCGCCGCGCCTCCTGAAATACCCGCCGCCACCGCCCCGCCGCCTCCGGTTGCCGGCCGTGTTGATTACCAGGCTGTGCAGTGGGAGCTGTGCAAGGGGGTGGATGTGGATTTCATACCCTGCTTGGACAATTGGAAGGCCATCAAGGAGCTGCAGTCCCGGCGGCATAAGGAGCACCGCGAGCGGCATTGCCCCGACCCGCCGCCGCGGTGCTTGGTGCCTCTCCCCCAAGGCTACAAAGCTCCGGTTCCCTGGCCCAAGAGCAGGGATATG ATATGGTACAACAATGTTCCGCATCCCAAGCTTGTTGAATACAAGAAGGATCAGCGGTGGGTGGTCAAATACGGGAACTATTTTGTTTTTCCTGGCGGTGGTACTCAATTTAAGAACGGTGTCAAGCATTACATTACAATGATTGAGAAG ATGTTACCAGAAATTGGATTTGGGAGGAAGACAAGGATAGTTTTAGATGTTGGCTGTGGTGTAGCTAGCTTCGGTGGTGCTTTGCTGGACAGAGATGTCATGACTATGTCATTTGCCCCAAAGGATGAACATGAGGCTCAAATTCAGTTTGCTCTTGAACGGGGAATTCCAGCTTATCTCTCAGTCATTGGAACGCAAAAGCTGACATTTCCTGATAATTCTTATGATGTAGTCCACTGTGCAAGGTGCCGGGTTCATTGGGATGGAGATG GTGGACAACCGTTGCTGGAACTTAACAGAATTCTTAGGCCCGGAGGGTATTTTATATGGTCAGCCACACCAGTCTATAGAAAGGATGATAGACACAAGAGTATCTGGCAAT CTATGGTGACCCTGACAAAGTCAATATGCTGGAGTGAAGTGGCGAAAATTTCTGCTGTTGGTGCTAATGATGTTGGACTAGTTATATACCAAAAGCCCGTTACATCTTCCTGCTACAAGAGTCCCAAGGAGCAGAATCCACCTCTCTGTGATCAGAGTAGGTCCAACAGTTCATG GTACATGCCTCTGGACAGTTGCCTAGTGCCACTTGCAGATGAGTCCTACACTTGGCCTTCACCCTGGCCACAGAGGCTCAAAGAAAAACCTCGAACCCTCTCCGAGCCAGACGCTGATGTAAGCTATAGAGATGACAGCACTCACTGGTCTGCACTCGTCTCTGAGGTTTATCTTGGAGGCCTCGGTATAAACTGGTCAAAGTTGAGAAATGTTATGGATATGAACGCACGCCATGGAGG GTTTGCCGCTGCACTCGTTAATCTACCTATATGGGTAATGAACGTTGTACCCATTCAGGAAGCAGATACTTTATCAGTCATCTACGATCGAGGGCTGATTGGCGTTTATCATGACTGGTGCGAGTCATTCAATACATACCCGCGAACATATGATCTTCTGCACTCGAGTTTCCTCTTTGCCAATTTGAGTAAGAG GTGCGATATAATCGAAGTAGCTGCAGAGATGGATCGTATATTGAGACCCGACGGGTACCTGTTGGTTCAAGACACAGTGGAAATGCTTAACAAGATTGCCCCCATTCTGAAATCCCTTCACTGGGCAGTGAAGTTACATCAAGATCAGTTTCTTGTTGGCAAGAAAGGTTTTTGGAGGCCGG GTATTTTGGAGTATACTGTATTGTTGGAAAGGCTTTATAGAAGTTACAGAGTTGGAAAGAGATCACAGAGAATTTTGTTCATGTTTAGTTTGGATGCTAAAAGaggataa
- the LOC121743955 gene encoding inactive receptor-like serine/threonine-protein kinase At2g40270 has protein sequence MKMEEFFRAKRRLFVASLLCCLRVFHLNSCFSLNDEGVALLRLRERVASDPHGALSNWIDENGVETPCCWFGVECSKGHVVALSLKDLRLKGTLAPEIGSLVHAKYITLRNNSFSGVIPKEMDNLKRIRVLDLGHNNFSGQLHVVLHQYFSAGILLLDKNELLSTTSSTNELVKSRRFARRELSQDPPFVQMETLFWFPPPSPESTLPSPNPVPAPEADPLPPATKPSPSPPISPAAPSPSPVTSISPPLQPTTASAPSTPAPSSSRHHHRILIVSAAAGGPVLLLLIICIYFWRSGKVSTVKPWASGLSGQLQRAFITGVPRLKRSELEAACEEFSNVIGSASLCTLYKGTLSSGVEIAVASIAVGSPKQWSTSMEAQFRKKIDTLSKVNHKNFASLLGYCVEEQPFTRMMVFEYAPNGTLFEHLHIREAEHLDWTTRMRIAMGAAYCLDHMHQMSPPFIQRNFKSSAVYLTEDYAAKVSDFGFSDERSSAPIREPDAQSNIYSFGVVLYEMIAGKLPYMAGSDAPEHWASDYLNGMQCLQEMVDPTLETYGKDQLQRVGGVIRSCTDPDPRQRPSMREVCAQLREITGIEPEMAVPKLSPLWWAELEIQSSDAG, from the exons ATGAAAATGGAGGAGTTTTTCAGAGCTAAACGTCGCCTGTTTGTGGCATCGCTGTTATGCTGCCTTCGCGTGTTCCATCTAAATTCTTGCTTCTCTCTAAATGATGAAG GCGTGGCTCTGCTGAGGCTTCGGGAAAGAGTGGCGAGTGATCCACACGGGGCTTTGTCGAATTGGATTGATGAAAATGGAGTCGAAACCCCGTGTTGCTGGTTTGGAGTTGAGTGCTCAAAAGGCCATGTTGTAGCTTT GAGCCTGAAAGATCTGCGTCTCAAAGGTACGCTGGCTCCTGAGATCGGGAGCCTGGTTCACGCCAAGTACAT TACTCTGCGCAACAATTCTTTTTCCGGGGTAATCCCTAAAGAGATGGACAATTTGAAACGGATACGAGTCTTAGACCTTGGACACAACAACTTCAGCGGACAGCTTCACGTTGTGCTCCACCAATACTTCTCAGCAGGAATCCT TTTACTCGACAAGAACGAGTTGCTTAGCACGACCTCATCTACTAACGAGCTAGTAAAATCTAG ACGTTTTGCACGTAGAGAACTGTCACAAGATCCTCCTTTCGTGCAAATGGAGACCTTGTTTTGGTTTCCTCCTCCAAGTCCAGAATCCACATTGCCTTCGCCTAATCCGGTTCCAGCTCCAGAGGCGGATCCTTTGCCACCAGCAACGAAACCTTCACCCTCGCCTCCAATTTCTCCTGCtgctccttctccttctcccgTTACATCTATTTCTCCGCCTCTCCAGCCTACAACAGCTTCAGCACCAAGCACACCAGCTCCATCTTCTAGTAGGCATCATCACCGGATTCTGATCGTGTCTGCTGCTGCTGGAGGTCCTGTCTTGCTTCTCTTGATCATCTGTATCTATTTTTGGCGAAGTGGCAAGGTTTCTACTGTCAAGCCCTGGGCTTCAGGATTAAGTGGACAACTTCAAAGAGCATTTATAACTG GTGTCCCAAGGCTCAAGAGATCTGAACTTGAGGCCGCGTGTGAAGAATTCAGCAATGTGATTGGCTCGGCATCTTTATGTACGCTGTACAAGGGTACGTTGTCAAGTGGTGTCGAGATAGCAGTGGCGTCCATTGCAGTGGGATCGCCTAAGCAGTGGTCGACCAGCATGGAAGCCCAGTTCAGGAAGAAG ATCGACACGTTATCAAAAGTGAATCACAAGAATTTCGCGAGCCTCCTCGGATATTGTGTGGAAGAGCAGCCTTTCACTAGAATGATGGTGTTTGAGTATGCTCCAAATGGAACACTCTTTGAGCATCTGCATA TAAGAGAAGCAGAGCACTTGGATTGGACTACTCGAATGAGAATAGCTATGGGCGCGGCCTACTGCCTCGACCACATGCACCAGATGTCTCCACCGTTCATCCAACGAAACTTCAAGTCCTCAGCCGTGTATCTCACTGAGGACTATGCTGCAAAAGTGTCCGACTTTGGCTTCTCGGACGAGAGGTCATCTGCGCCTATAAGGGAGCCAGACGCGCAGAGCAATATCTACAGCTTTGGCGTTGTGCTGTATGAGATGATAGCCGGGAAGCTCCCATACATGGCAGGTAGTGACGCTCCTGAGCATTGGGCCTCGGACTATCTTAACGGGATGCAGTGCTTACAAGAGATGGTCGATCCGACACTGGAGACGTATGGCAAGGATCAGCTTCAAAGGGTTGGTGGTGTGATAAGATCATGTACTGATCCAGATCCGAGGCAGAGACCGAGTATGAGAGAAGTTTGCGCGCAGCTGAGGGAGATAACGGGGATAGAACCCGAGATGGCCGTGCCAAAGCTGTCACCTCTGTGGTGGGCGGAGCTCGAGATTCAGTCAAGTGATGCAGGCTGA